In Mastigocladopsis repens PCC 10914, a single window of DNA contains:
- the rpsE gene encoding 30S ribosomal protein S5 gives MATGRRKANRTKKEETNWQERVIQIRRVSKVVKGGKKLSFRAIVVVGNERGQVGVGVGKASDVIGAVKKGVADGKKHLIDIPMTKSNSIPHPINGIGGGAQVMMRPAAPGTGVIAGGAVRTVLELAGVRNILAKQLGSNNPLNNARAAINALSTLRTFAEVAEDRGIPVENLYI, from the coding sequence ATGGCAACTGGTCGTCGTAAAGCTAACCGAACTAAAAAAGAAGAAACCAACTGGCAAGAGCGAGTTATCCAAATTCGACGGGTCAGTAAAGTGGTCAAAGGAGGTAAAAAACTGAGCTTCCGGGCGATAGTCGTTGTGGGTAACGAACGTGGTCAAGTTGGCGTGGGAGTGGGCAAAGCCTCAGATGTCATTGGTGCCGTGAAAAAAGGCGTCGCCGACGGCAAAAAGCATCTCATTGACATTCCCATGACCAAATCCAACTCCATTCCCCATCCTATTAACGGCATCGGTGGCGGCGCTCAAGTGATGATGCGACCTGCCGCACCCGGTACTGGCGTAATTGCTGGTGGTGCTGTACGTACGGTGCTGGAATTGGCAGGGGTTCGTAATATTCTCGCCAAGCAACTCGGCTCAAACAATCCTCTCAATAATGCAAGAGCTGCAATTAATGCCCTATCTACCTTGCGGACTTTTGCAGAAGTCGCCGAAGACAGGGGCATTCCTGTGGAAAATCTATACATTTAA